A window from Verrucomicrobiia bacterium encodes these proteins:
- a CDS encoding phosphatase PAP2 family protein, with protein sequence MNSRLQASPSQAPRLGRPAVVAALFLTLSVSLPAARADAVIDWNEAALRAIRDTRENPPRASRALAITHLAIHDAVNGVLRTHRPYHVAPAAPAGASIEAAVAASAYTALHALFTVPDVRQTNFLALHTAQLAAIPDGPAKSDGLAWGQSVAEAILALRANDGWNVAASYTPSGVPGRWQPTPPAFAPALLPGWGLVTPFSMTHGAQFRPQPPPGIETVAYAFEFNLVKAYGSATGTVRSADQTEVAWFWNDGAGTVTPPGHWNRIAQAVSAARSVTLADNARLFALLNLANADAAISCWDAKFAYDLWRPLTAIREAATDTNANTDPDPEWLSLIPTPPFPEYTSGHSTFSRGSATVLAGFFGTDTIPFSIGSEGTPGVERSFSGFDAAANEAGISRIFGGIHWNFANQQAQAAGFRLGHQILSHFLQPMSALQFTHIAKAGGVTRIEAQVEPGRSYAIRASSDFNTWETLAIASSEDGVLAFNDPNAAPGQLRFYVLAEP encoded by the coding sequence CTCCCCGTCCCAGGCCCCGCGCCTCGGGCGCCCGGCCGTCGTCGCCGCACTGTTCCTCACCCTGTCGGTCTCACTTCCCGCGGCCCGCGCCGATGCGGTGATCGATTGGAACGAAGCCGCTCTGCGAGCCATACGCGACACGCGCGAGAACCCGCCCCGCGCCTCCCGCGCGCTGGCCATCACCCACCTGGCCATCCACGACGCCGTCAACGGTGTCCTGCGAACCCATCGTCCCTACCATGTCGCTCCTGCCGCTCCGGCCGGCGCCTCGATCGAGGCCGCCGTCGCCGCCTCGGCCTACACGGCCCTGCACGCACTGTTCACCGTTCCCGACGTGCGCCAGACAAACTTCCTGGCCCTCCACACCGCCCAGCTCGCCGCCATTCCGGACGGTCCGGCCAAGTCGGACGGACTCGCCTGGGGCCAGTCGGTGGCCGAGGCGATCCTGGCGTTGCGGGCGAATGACGGCTGGAACGTAGCAGCCTCCTACACCCCCTCCGGCGTCCCGGGTCGCTGGCAGCCCACGCCGCCCGCCTTCGCGCCTGCGCTCCTTCCCGGCTGGGGCCTGGTAACCCCTTTCTCCATGACCCACGGCGCCCAGTTCCGTCCCCAACCCCCGCCCGGCATCGAAACCGTCGCCTACGCCTTCGAGTTCAACCTCGTCAAGGCCTACGGCAGCGCCACCGGCACGGTACGGAGCGCCGACCAGACCGAGGTCGCCTGGTTCTGGAACGACGGCGCCGGCACGGTCACCCCGCCCGGCCACTGGAACCGCATTGCCCAGGCGGTCAGCGCGGCACGGTCCGTCACGCTCGCCGACAACGCGCGCCTCTTCGCGCTCCTGAATCTCGCCAATGCCGACGCCGCGATCTCCTGCTGGGACGCCAAGTTTGCCTACGACCTATGGCGTCCCCTCACCGCGATCCGCGAAGCGGCCACCGACACCAACGCCAACACCGACCCGGATCCGGAATGGCTGTCCCTCATCCCCACCCCGCCGTTCCCGGAATACACCTCCGGGCACAGCACGTTCAGCCGGGGTTCCGCCACGGTCCTGGCAGGGTTCTTCGGCACCGATACCATCCCCTTTTCCATCGGTTCGGAAGGGACCCCCGGCGTCGAGCGCAGCTTCTCCGGGTTCGACGCGGCGGCGAACGAGGCGGGCATCAGCCGCATCTTCGGTGGGATCCATTGGAACTTCGCCAATCAACAGGCCCAGGCAGCCGGCTTCCGGCTCGGCCACCAGATTCTCAGCCACTTCCTCCAGCCCATGTCGGCGCTGCAGTTCACCCACATCGCCAAGGCCGGCGGCGTCACCCGGATCGAGGCCCAGGTGGAACCGGGACGTTCCTACGCCATCCGCGCCTCATCCGACTTCAACACCTGGGAAACCCTCGCGATCGCCAGTTCCGAGGATGGCGTCCTCGCCTTCAACGACCCGAACGCGGCACCCGGCCAGCTGCGGTTCTACGTCCTCGCCGAGCCCTGA
- a CDS encoding helix-turn-helix domain-containing protein, with amino-acid sequence MSSPESSSASPAQGEWLSPAEWAAKVGVSRASVYRYIAEGDIPQTFVIYAGRRRIRLAAASLPYCLALWRSRRGE; translated from the coding sequence ATGAGTTCCCCCGAATCCTCTTCAGCGTCGCCCGCGCAAGGCGAATGGCTCAGCCCGGCAGAATGGGCCGCCAAGGTCGGCGTCAGCCGCGCATCGGTGTACCGGTACATTGCCGAGGGCGACATCCCCCAGACCTTCGTGATCTACGCTGGGCGCCGGCGCATCCGCCTTGCCGCCGCGTCCCTGCCCTATTGCCTGGCCCTGTGGCGGTCCCGCCGGGGCGAATAG
- a CDS encoding DUF1353 domain-containing protein, which yields MIPVPGRGARYSLVQPYSYQWSLGDRDLRIIVPRGTISDGASVPRVLWTITGITPDGLHRPAALVHDWFYRHRGEVMVGRRWAGCSHWESLVTHWTRDESDRLFARLLRESGVSKPRRRLMYLGVRVGGWMAWHLAGLDRSE from the coding sequence ATGATCCCGGTGCCGGGTCGTGGCGCGCGGTACAGCCTCGTGCAGCCCTACTCGTATCAGTGGAGCCTGGGCGATCGGGATCTCCGGATCATCGTGCCGCGCGGCACGATTTCGGACGGCGCCAGTGTCCCCCGAGTGCTGTGGACGATCACGGGGATCACGCCGGATGGGCTGCACCGGCCCGCCGCGCTCGTGCATGACTGGTTCTACCGTCATCGAGGCGAGGTCATGGTGGGGCGTCGATGGGCGGGCTGTTCGCATTGGGAATCGTTGGTGACGCATTGGACACGGGATGAATCGGACAGGCTGTTCGCCCGGCTGCTGCGTGAGTCAGGGGTCAGCAAGCCTCGACGCCGGCTCATGTACCTGGGAGTGCGCGTGGGAGGATGGATGGCGTGGCACTTGGCGGGCCTCGACCGATCTGAATGA
- a CDS encoding ATP-binding protein: protein MSDRIVLSPARTPVAEPPEEPRPRPAPDGAKVFEGINIGGHTVTESTEHLPEDQRLLVRWLHHHAREQRWTWDQLVAAVGYSSTTWSRIFRDKYRYAEGEARSGERMPVTDQCQAIARYKATWEARQAVTQTGFIETSIWRWVDAICRRAFVRQKIAMIFGASQIGKSECVRERQRRNNHGQTTYAEMPPASGVQLMLRTIAEALMVPSHAGFDKLLANVCKALDGSKLLIVDEIHRVFTTYQRGSVMRCLDTLRYIHDQTRCGMVLVGTNVMRDQLRRGEFSLYLEQFRRRARTMILQLPSSPPREDLDLMSEAFGLPPATGDAERVLLEEAKANGFGAVKMLLQDASERAHKRRRPIAWDDFVWAHGFAMKMTLEDGEVRP from the coding sequence ATGTCGGATCGAATCGTACTGTCCCCCGCCCGAACGCCCGTGGCGGAGCCGCCGGAGGAACCGCGGCCCAGGCCGGCGCCGGATGGCGCGAAGGTGTTCGAGGGAATCAACATCGGCGGTCACACGGTAACCGAGTCCACCGAGCATCTGCCGGAGGATCAGCGGCTCCTGGTGCGCTGGCTGCACCATCACGCCCGGGAACAACGATGGACCTGGGATCAACTGGTCGCGGCGGTCGGGTACAGCTCGACGACCTGGTCGAGGATCTTCCGCGACAAGTACCGGTACGCGGAAGGTGAGGCGCGGTCCGGGGAGCGGATGCCGGTCACGGATCAATGCCAGGCGATCGCCCGGTACAAGGCGACGTGGGAGGCCAGGCAGGCGGTGACGCAGACGGGGTTCATCGAGACGTCGATCTGGCGATGGGTGGATGCGATCTGTCGGCGGGCATTCGTACGGCAGAAGATCGCGATGATCTTCGGAGCGTCGCAGATCGGGAAGTCGGAGTGCGTGCGCGAGCGGCAGCGCCGGAACAACCACGGGCAGACGACGTATGCGGAGATGCCTCCGGCGAGCGGGGTGCAGCTCATGCTGCGGACGATCGCCGAGGCGCTGATGGTGCCGAGCCATGCTGGGTTCGACAAGTTGCTGGCGAACGTGTGCAAGGCGCTGGACGGCTCGAAGCTGTTGATCGTCGATGAGATTCACCGGGTGTTCACGACGTATCAGAGGGGGAGCGTGATGCGGTGCCTGGATACGCTGCGGTACATTCACGACCAGACCCGGTGCGGGATGGTGCTGGTGGGGACGAATGTGATGCGGGACCAGCTCCGGCGGGGGGAGTTCTCGCTGTACCTGGAGCAGTTCCGCCGGCGGGCGCGGACGATGATCCTGCAACTGCCGTCGTCGCCGCCGCGAGAGGATCTGGACCTGATGTCGGAGGCGTTCGGACTGCCGCCGGCGACGGGGGATGCGGAACGGGTGCTCCTGGAGGAGGCGAAGGCAAATGGGTTCGGGGCGGTGAAGATGCTGCTGCAGGACGCGAGCGAGCGGGCGCACAAGCGGCGCCGGCCGATCGCCTGGGATGACTTCGTGTGGGCGCACGGCTTCGCGATGAAGATGACCCTCGAGGATGGGGAGGTGCGGCCATGA
- a CDS encoding ParB N-terminal domain-containing protein, which produces MTQTISDRYPETLKPHPLIAPFPRWDPEGQEWCAFVDDIREHGVLEPLWITEGGLVVDGETRRRAAVEAGLAAVPCRVVAEEEVAMVVLRNLQMRRNLTKSQIAYVGYPAVRALHEAVRQRHEEELRQGTCRPNGAAPSVQALADQLGVCRRLFYYAAEIHALFERRPDLRERVEPTILGDERAGLGGVYAGLESLLKCEEREAKHGIAHTGGRPADLDRQLELFEEVFTRTLTPRFEYWNHWTPEIRTEALSRIAPALAGAPDDFLYGLERKIAYERKKRSMARQPGVEVR; this is translated from the coding sequence ATGACCCAGACAATCTCCGACCGATACCCCGAGACGCTCAAGCCGCATCCCTTGATCGCGCCATTTCCGCGGTGGGATCCGGAGGGGCAGGAGTGGTGCGCGTTTGTGGATGACATCCGGGAGCACGGGGTGCTGGAGCCGTTGTGGATCACGGAGGGCGGGTTGGTGGTGGATGGGGAGACGCGCCGGCGGGCGGCGGTGGAGGCGGGCCTGGCGGCGGTGCCGTGCCGGGTGGTGGCGGAGGAGGAGGTGGCGATGGTGGTGCTGCGCAACCTCCAGATGCGCCGCAACCTCACCAAGAGCCAGATCGCCTATGTGGGGTATCCGGCGGTGCGCGCCCTGCACGAGGCCGTGCGGCAGCGGCACGAGGAGGAGCTACGCCAGGGCACCTGCCGTCCCAATGGCGCGGCGCCGAGTGTGCAGGCCCTGGCGGATCAGCTCGGTGTCTGCCGCCGCCTGTTCTACTACGCGGCGGAGATCCACGCCTTGTTCGAGCGGCGGCCGGATCTGCGGGAGCGGGTGGAGCCGACGATCCTGGGGGATGAGCGGGCGGGGCTGGGGGGCGTGTACGCGGGGCTGGAGTCGCTGTTGAAGTGCGAGGAGCGGGAGGCGAAGCACGGGATCGCGCACACGGGGGGTCGGCCGGCGGATCTGGACCGGCAGCTCGAGCTGTTCGAGGAGGTTTTCACGCGGACGCTGACGCCGCGCTTCGAGTACTGGAATCACTGGACGCCGGAGATCCGCACGGAGGCGCTCTCGCGGATCGCGCCGGCGCTGGCGGGTGCGCCGGATGATTTCCTGTACGGGCTGGAGCGGAAGATCGCTTACGAGAGGAAGAAGCGGTCGATGGCGAGGCAGCCCGGCGTGGAGGTGCGGTAG